In Struthio camelus isolate bStrCam1 chromosome 4, bStrCam1.hap1, whole genome shotgun sequence, a genomic segment contains:
- the KIAA0232 gene encoding uncharacterized protein KIAA0232 homolog, whose product MRPICTVVVDGLPSESSSSSYPGPVSVSEMSLLHALGPVQTWLGQELEKCGIDAMIYTRYVLSLLLHDSYDYDLQEQENDIFLGWEKGAYKKWGKSKKKCSDLTLEEMKKQAAVQCLRSASDESSGIETLVEELCSRLKDLQSKQEEKIHKKLEGSLSPETDLSPTAKDQVEMYYEAFPPLSEKPVCLQEIMTVWNKSKLCSYSSSSSSSTAPPTSTDTSSPKDCNSESEVTKERSNKVSATVHERTQQKKSKNEKENKFSNNTVEDKPVLYKKQVRHKSEGKMRPRSWSSGSSEAGSSSSGNQGEYKASMKCIKVRHKTREVRNKKGRNGQSRLSVKSGEKADRKIHSGSSSSSSSGSIKQLCKRGKRPLKEIGRKEAGGNDGKDLYLDSRNEKEYKEEPLWYTEPITEYFVPLSRKSKLETTYRNREDICGVTSEAVEELSESVHGLCISNNNIHKTYLAAGTFIDGHFVEMPAVLNEDIDLAGTSICSQPEDDKYLDDVHLSELTHFYEVDIDQSMLDPGASDTMQGESRILNMIRQKSKEKNDFEAECCIVLDGMELQGESAIWTDSTSSVGAEGWFLQDLSNLAQFWECCSSSSSGDADGESFGGDSPIRFSPILDSTMLNSHMLAGNQELFSDINEGSGINSCFSVFEVQCSNSVLPFSFETLNLGNENADSSSTANILGKTQSRLLIWTKNSAFDENEHCSNLSTRTCSPWSHSEETRSDNETLNIPYEETTQFNAEDINYVVPRVSSSYVDEEILDFLPEETCQQQARTLGEMPTLIFKKKSKLESVCGIQLEQKAESKDYETTQGCSESSPHGEGYSSGVIKDIWTNMTDRNSAAVVEIEGIEDELFSADVNNYCCCLDTEAKGETLQEPNKAVQRSEYHLWEGQKENLEKRAFVSSDLSKVDGGDYTTPSKPWDVNQEKENSFILGGVYGELKTFNSDGEWAVVPPSHSKGSLLQCAASDVVTIAGTDVFMTPGNSFAPGHRQLWRPFVSFEQNEQSKSGDNGLNKGFSFIFHEDLLGACGNFQVEEPGLEYSFSSFDLNNPFSQVLHVECSFEPEGIASFSPSFKPKSILCSDSDSEVLHPRICGVDRTQYRAIRISPRTHFRPISASELSPGGGSESEFESEKDEGNIAVPSQVDVFEDPQADLKPLEEDAEKEGHYYGKSELESGKFLPRLKKSGMEKSAQTSLDSQEESAGMLPVGNQDPCLECSMKESLDGRAMESSKINCRIVEPREETNKFCGCKAGCHFPTYEDTPVSSGELEQRMSGSQEKQSWWEKALYSPLFPASQCEECYTNAKGENGVGEFADVKETSNGDEHLLDFNMVSSVYEARCADDINSEAKPNGFRKNIYSSDSSSSEETASEGGSEWADPCEEELFSRTQL is encoded by the exons GAGAATGACATCTTCCTGGGCTGGGAAAAGGGAGCTTACAAAAAATGGGGAAAGAGTAAGAAAAAGTGCTCTGATCTAACActagaggaaatgaaaaaacagGCTGCTGTCCAGTGTCTTCGCTCTGCTTCTGACGAA AGCTCTGGGATTGAAACTTTAGTGGAGGAGCTTTGCTCCAGATTGAAAGACCTTCAGAGTAAGCAAG aggAGAAGATTCACAAAAAGTTAGAAGGCTCGTTGTCTCCTGAGACTGATTTATCTCCCACAGCAAAGGATCAAGTAGAAAT GTACTATGAagcatttcctcctctttctgaaaAGCCAGTTTGCCTGCAAGAAATTATGACTGTATGGAACAAATCCAAACTATGCTCTTACTCTAGCTCCTCATCTTCATCCACCGCTCCACCAACTAGCACAGATACATCTTCTCCAAAGGACTGCAATAGTGAAAGTGAAGTAACTAAAGAGAGAAGTAATAAAGTATCTGCCACTGTACATGAAAGAACCcaacagaagaaaagtaaaaatgagaaagaaaacaagtttagTAACAACACTGTTGAAGATAAGCCTGTTTTGTACAAAAAGCAAGTCCGACATAAGTCTGAGGGAAAGATGCGTCCTCGCTCCTGGTCATCTGGCTCCAGTGAGGCTGGTTCAAGTTCTAGTGGTAATCAAGGTGAATACAAGGCATCAATGAAATGTATTAAAGTAAGACACAAAACAAGAGAGGTTCGAAATAAAAAAGGGCGTAATGGGCAAAGCAGGCTTTCAGTGAAGTCTGGTGAAAAGGCTGATAGAAAAATCCACAGTGGAAGcagtagcagcagtagcagcGGGTCCATCAAACAGCTGTGCAAAAGAGGTAAAAGGCCATTaaaagaaattggaagaaaaGAAGCTGGCGGTAACGATGGAAAAGATCTGTATTTAGACAGCAGAAATGAGAAGGAGTACAAAGAGGAGCCCTTGTGGTATACTGAGCCGATTACAGAGTACTTTGTTCCTCTTAGCAGAAAAAGTAAGCTTGAGACTACATACCGCAACAGAGAAGATATATGTGGTGTAACATCAGAGGCTGTAGAAGAGTTGTCTGAATCAGTGCATGGTCTTTGCATTAGCAACAATAATATTCATAAAACATACCTCGCAGCAGGTACTTTCATCGATGGTCACTTTGTAGAAATGCCTGCAGTTCTAAATGAGGATATTGACCTCGCTGGGACCTCAATATGTTCTCAACCAGAGGACGACAAATATTTAGATGATGTTCATCTGTCAGAACTAACACACTTCTATGAAGTGGATATTGATCAATCCATGTTGGATCCTGGTGCCTCAGATACGATGCAAGGGGAGAGTCGGATTTTAAATATGATTCgacaaaagagtaaagaaaaaaatgattttgaggcAGAATGTTGCATAGTGTTAGATGGAATGGAGTTGCAAGGGGAAAGTGCAATATGGACAGATTCGACCAGCTCTGTTGGTGCTGAAGGGTGGTTCTTGCAAGACCTTAGTAATTTAGCTCAATTTTGGGAGTGCTGTTCATCTTCTAGTTCTGGTGATGCAGATGGGGAAAGTTTTGGAGGGGATTCTCCTATTAGATTCTCCCCCATCTTAGACAGCACAATGCTTAATTCACACATGCTTGCTGGCAATCAAGAGCTCTTTTCAGATATTAATGAAGGGTCTGGTATAAactcttgtttttcagtgtttgaagTGCAATGCAGTAACTCTGTTttaccattttcttttgaaacactcaatttgggaaatgaaaatgcagattCTAGTAGCACTGCTAATATTCTTGGGAAAACACAGTCTAGATTGCTAATATGGACCAAAAATAGTGCCTTTGATGAAAATGAACACTGTTCCAATCTTTCAACAAGAACCTGTAGTCCATGGTCACACTCAGAAGAAACACGTTCAGACAATGAGACTTTAAATATTCCATATGAAGAAACCACGCAATTTAATGCAGAAGATATTAATTATGTAGTTCCTAGAGTGTCTTCAAGTTATGTAGATGAAGAAATTCTAGATTTTTTGCCAGAAGAAACCTGCCAGCAACAAGCTAGAACTTTAGGAGAAATGCCCactttgattttcaaaaaaaaatctaaactagaATCTGTCTGTGGTATTCAGCtagaacaaaaagcagaaagtaaaGACTATGAAACTACACAAGGGTGTAGTGAAAGCAGTCCACACGGAGAAGGCTACAGCTCAGGGGTTATTAAAGATATCTGGACAAATATGACAGACAGAAATTCTGCAGCAGTGGTAGAAATAGAAGGAATAGAAGATGAATTgttttcagctgatgtaaataACTATTGCTGCTGTTTGGATACAGAAGCAAAAGGTGAAACCCTCCAGGAGCCCAATAAAGCAGTGCAGAGATCAGAGTATCACCTTTGGGAAGGTCAAAAGGAGAATTTAGAGAAGAGAGCCTTTGTTTCAAGTGATTTATCAAAAGTAGATGGTGGTGACTATACTACACCATCAAAACCTTGGGATGTtaaccaggaaaaagaaaactcatttATACTTGGTGGTGTGTATGGGGAGCTCAAAACATTTAACAGTGATGGAGAATGGGCGGTGGTGCCACCTAGTCACTCAAAAGGGAGCTTATTACAATGTGCCGCTTCTGACGTAGTGACAATAGCTGGTACGGATGTCTTTATGACTCCAGGCAACAGCTTTGCCCCTGGTCACCGGCAATTATGGAGGCCATTTGTATCATTTGAACAGAATGAGCAATCAAAGAGTGGAGATAATGGATTAaataaaggtttttcttttatcttccatGAAGACTTACTGGGAGCTTGTGGTAACTTTCAAGTTGAAGAACCAGGGCTTGAATACTCATTCTCTTCCTTTGACCTGAACAATCCATTTTCACAAGTTCTTCATGTAGAGTGTTCATTTGAGCCAGAAGGAATTGCATCTTTCAGCCCTAGTTTTAAACCTAAATCAATTCTGTGCTCTGATTCAGACAGTGAGGTTTTACACCCCAGAATATGTGGTGTTGATCGAACTCAGTACAGGGCTATACGGATTTCTCCAAGGACTCACTTTCGTCCAATTTCTGCATCTGAACTTTCCCCAGGTGGTGGAAGTGAGTCAGAATTTGAGTCAGAAAAAGATGAGGGAAATATTGCTGTCCCTTCTCAAGTAGATGTGTTTGAGGATCCACAAGCAGATCTCAAACCTCTGGaagaagatgcagaaaaagaaggaCACTATTATGGAAAATCAGAGCTCGAATCTGGAAAATTCCTTCCCAGATTAAAAAAGTCTGGAATGGAGAAAAGTGCGCAGACGTCATTGGATTCCCAAGAAGAATCAGCTGGGATGTTGCCAGTAGGAAACCAAGATCCGTGTTTAGAGTGTAGCATGAAAGAATCTCTAGATGGGAGGGCGATGGAGAGCTCTAAAATAAACTGCAGAATAGTGGAGCCTCGTGAGGAGACTAACAAGTTTTGCGGTTGTAAAGCAGGGTGCCATTTTCCTACATATGAGGATACTCCTGTTTCTTCAGGAGAACTTGAACAG AGAATGAGTGGCAGCCAGGAAAAACAGAGCTGGTGGGAAAAGGCGCTCTAttctcccctcttccctgcaTCACAGTGCGAAG AGTGTTATACAAATGCCAAGGGAGAGAATGGTGTAGGAGAATTTGCAGATGTAAAGGAAACATCCAATGGTGATGAACACCTTTTAGATTTTAATATG GTTTCTTCTGTTTATGAAGCAAGATGTGCAGATGATATAAATTCTGAGGCAAAACCAAATGGCTTCAGGAAGAATATCTACTCCAGTGATAGCTCCAGCTCTGAAGAGACAGCTTCAGAAGGTGGAAGTGAATGGGCTGATCCTTGTGAGGAGGAGCTTTTTTCTCGAACTCAACTATAG